The Pseudomonas cucumis sequence CACCGTGCGGCCGACGGCCACCATCGTGGTCGCGGACACGGCGCTGAGAATCGGCGAAACCTCGCTGGTCACGATCACGTTTTCCGAGGCGGTCAGTGGTTTCACCAACGCTGACCTGACCATTACCAACGGCACGTTGACCGCGGTGAGCAGCAGCGATGGCGGTATCACCTGGACGGCGACCTTCACGCCTTCCGCGAGCATCAACGACACGACCAACCTGATTACCCTGGACAACACCGGCGTGGCTGATCTGGGGGGGAACGCCGGTAACGGCACCACCGATTCCAACAACTACGCCATCGACACGGTGCGCCCGACAGCGACCATTGTATTGGCCGATACGACGCTGACCGCGGGCGAAACATCGCTCGTAACGATCACCTTCAGCGAAGCGGTCAGTGGTTTCACCAATGCCGACCTGACAATTGCCAACGGCACGCTGAGCTCAGTCAGCAGCAGTGACGGCGGCATCACGTGGACGGCAACGTTCACCCCAACCGTCGGCGTGAATGACTCGAGCAACGTCATCACCCTGAACAATACCGGTGTGACCGATGGGGCGGGCAACACCGGCAGCGGCACCACCAATTCCGGCAACTACACCATCGATACCGTGCTGCCGACGGCCACCATCGTCGTCGCCGACAATGCGTTGAACATCGGTGAAACGTCGCTGGTGACCATTACGTTCAGTGAAGCGGTAACCGGTTTCACCAATGCCGATCTGACCATCGCCAATGGCACCTTGAGCTCGGTGACCAGCAGTGATGGTGGCATCACCTGGACCGCAACCTTTACGCCGACCAATGCCATCTCCGATACCAGCAACGTCATCACCCTGGATAACAGCGGTGTGAGCAACGCCTCGGGCAATGCCGGTAGCGGCACCACCAATTCCAACAACTACGCCATCGACACCGTGCGCCCAACGGCCACCATCGTGGTCGCGGACGCGGCGCTGGCGGTGGGTCAAACATCGGTGGTGACCATCACGTTCTCCGAGGCGGTCACCGGTTTTACCACGGCCGACCTGACGGTGAGCAACGGCACCCTGAGCAATCTGAGTACCAGCGATAACATCACCTATACCGCCACCCTGACGCCGACGGCGAGCGTCACCGATTCGACCAACCTGATTACCCTGGACAACACCGGAGTGATCGATGGGGCCGGTAACGCGGGCGCTGGTACCACCGATTCGAATAACTACGCTATCGACAGCCAACGCCCAACCGCCACCATCGTGTTGAGCGACACGACCCTGAAACCGGGCGAAACCGCGCTGGTGACCATCACCTTCAGCGAAGCGGTAACGGGTTTCGACAACAGTGACTTGAGCATCGCCAACGGCACGTTGAGCGCGGTGAGCAGCGGTGATGGCGGCCTTACCTGGACCGCCACCTTCACCCCGACTGCCGGGATTACCGACGCCAGCAATATCATCACCCTGAGCAACAGCGGCGTCTCGGACGTGGCCGGCAATACCGGGGCGGGCACCACCAACTCGGCCAACTATGTGGTGGAAACCGAGGTGCCGACGGCCACTATCGTGGTCGCCGACAACGCCCTCAAGGTCGGGGAAACTTCGTTGGTCACCATCACGTTCAGCTCGGCGGTCAGCGGCTTCGACAACTCCGACCTGACCGTTGCCAACGGCACCCTCAGCAGTGTTTCGTCCAGCGATGGCGGCGTGACCTGGACCGCAATTTTCACACCTACGGCCAGCATCACGGACACCACTAACCTGATCAGCCTGGACAACAGCGGTGTGACCAACGTATCGGGCAACAGCGGCGTCGGCGTGACCGACTCCAACAACTACGCGATCGACACCGCTCGCCCGACCGCAACCATTGTGGTCGCGGATAATAAGCTGGGCATTGGTGAAACCACCACGGTGACCATTACCTTCAGCGAAGCGGTGTCCGGTTTCGACCTGTCGGATCTCAGCGTGGCCAATGGCGTGCTGTCCAGCCTGGCCAGCAGCGACGGCGGTGTGACCTGGACCGCCACGCTCACGCCGACCGCGAGCCTCAACGATGCGACCAACCTGATCCTGCTCGACACCGGCAATGTGCTCGACGCCGCAGGCAATGCCGGCGCCAGCATCGCCATTTCCAACAACTATGCGCTCGATGCGACTCGCCCGACCGTCACCATCGTGGTTGCCAATCCGAACCTGGGCATTGGCCAGACGACGCTGGTGACCTTCACTTTCTCCGAAGCGGTCAGCGACTTCGATTTGTCGGACCTGAGCGTCACCAATGGCGAGCTGACCAATCTGGCCAGCAGCGACGGCGGCAAGACCTGGACCGGAACGTTCACACCCACCGCGAATATCACCGACCCGAGCAACTTCATTGCGCTGGACACCAGTAACGTGACGGATCTGGCGGGCAATACAGGCGCCAGCGTCGCGGTATCCAATAACTACGCCATCGACGGCGAACGGCCGACCGCCACGGTGGTGGTTGCCAACCCGAACCTGGGCGTGGGCCAGACCTCGTTGGTGACCTTCACCTTCACCGAAGCAGTGAGTGGCTTCGACCTGTCCGACATCAGTGTGGCGAACGGCAGCTTGTCCAATTTGAGCAGCAGTGATGGCGGTAGAACCTGGACCGCGACTCTGACCCCGAACGCGAATGTCAGCAGTAGCAACAACGCGATCAGCCTGAACGTGGCCGGCGTCAGCGATGCCGCAGGCAACACGGGCAGCGGTGCCAGCCAGTCGAACAGCTATGCAATCAATACCGTTGTTGCACCGTCGTCGCCAATAGTCGTGGTGCCGCCGGAGCCGGAGTTCCGGGTCACGGATCCGGTCACCGTGCCCGATCAGCCCAACGTGCCATTGCAGCCCATTATCTTCACGCCGCCCACTGGCGATCTCGGCTCGCCGCTGACCTTTGCCCCGCTGTTTGAACAACGGATGATCGGTAACGGCATTCGGCCTCTGGGCGATATTTTCATGAGCCACGGGGCGCTGGCGCCCAGCTTTATCGCTCAGGTATTCAGCAGCAGTGACAATGGTGGCGATGGCTCAGGCCACGGCTTCCTCGGTTTTGGCGGCGGCGACGGCGGGGTCTTTGGCAGCAGCACGCTGTCGAATCTGTTCAATCAGGACACTGGCAGCGAGGGGGACTCGCTGAACGCCTTCGGCAATAACTCAATCAGGATGGGAGATGCTTCACAAGGGCTGCGCGGCGTGTTTGGCGCACCGAGTCTTGGTCAGCAATTGCAACAACTCAAGGACACGGAGCAGCGGCAGGTCGAAAGCCTGGCCGCGGCTTTGCAACAGGTCGGCATCAGTGAAATGCAGGCCTGAAAAAACCATTAAAGCAGGGCGGCACCCGGGGGCTCCAAGGATGAAGAGATGTCAGAAGTTATTCGGCGCCAGCTTGCTGGCGCTGGCGATCAGCGGATGTGCAGTCACCAGTGAACCGATCGAACGTAGCGTCAGCCAACAGCGCGCCAAAAGCGATCTGCAAAACATGTACACGGGGCAGGAGCCTCTCAGTGGCCCACTGACCCTGCACCAGGCCATGGCCCGCGCGGTGAAATACAACCTCGAAGGCCGGCTCAAGATCATGGAAGAGGCCCTGGCCAAGCGCCAACTCGACCTCGCCAGTTTCGACATGCTGCCGCGCATGGCGTTGGACGCCGGGTACGTGGGGCGTAATAACGTCAGCGCTTCCAGCAGTCAGAGCGTGGAAACCGGCGCCCAGTCCCTGGAACCATCGACCTCCCAGGACCGCGACCGTGAAGTGGCGGACCTGACCATGGTCTGGAACGTGCTCGATTTTGGCGTCAGCTATATCAGTGCCAAGCAGCAGGGCGATCAGCGGCTGATCGTGCAGGAGCGGCGGCGCAAGGTCATCAACACCATCGTGCAGGACGTGCGCTCGGCCTATTGGCGAGCCATGGCCGCCGAACGTTTGCTCAAGCAAATCGACAGCCTGATGGCTCGGGTCGAAACCGCTCGCACCAATAGCCAGAGCATGAGCGAGCAGCGCATCGGTGATCCGATTCAGGCGTTGGGTTATCAGCGCTCACTGATCGAAGCCACCCGGCAACTGGAGGAGCAACGCCGCGCACTGTCGCTGGCAAAAACCGAACTGGCGACCCTGATCAACCTGCCTCTGAGCACCGAGTTGACGCTGGCGACCCAGGATGACTATGTCATTCCGGAACTCAAGGTCGACCTCGCCAGCCTGGAGCAGGAAGCCCTGACCAGTCGGCCGGAGTTGCGAGAGCAGGATTACCAGACCCGCATCAGCGCCGCCGAAACCCGCAAAGCCATGCTGCGTCTGCTGCCGGGGCTGGAGTTTTCCGCTGGTGGGCATTACGACAGCAACTCGTTTTTGGTGGAACAGGGCTGGGCGGATTACGGGGTGAAAGTCACCTGGAACCTGTTCAATGTGATTTCCGCGCCCGCCGCGATCGACGTCGCCAAGGCGGGTGAAGAAGTCGCGACGGCGCGTCGGCAGGCGATGTCGATTGCCATCCTGGCGCAGCTTTACGTGGCCAACGCCAACTATCGCGAGGCGATGCGGCAGTTCAAGACCAATCAGCAACTGTCAGACATTGATGGGCAAATCGTCGGTCAACTGCGCAACCGCTATCAGGCGGCCGGGCTGGGTGAACTGGACCTGATCCAGGGCGAACTGAACACCTTGCAGGCCGATCTGCGTCGTGACCTGTCCTACGCCGACCTGCGCAACGCTTACGGGCAAATCTTCGCCAGTGCCGGTCTCGATCCGCTGCCGGACGAAGTGCAATCGACCGAAGTCCAGTCCATCGCCACGGCCCTGGCCAATCGCGAAGAGGCGTGGGCGGCGGGCAATATCTCAGTGCCGGTGGCCCATGCCCCGGTCCAATAACCTGCTGGCGCCGACGGCGAGCATCAGCCGCGCCCAAAGAGAGGCCCGCAATGGTCATCGCGGCACGGCGGTTCTGCTGACCGGTTTACCGGCAGCGGGCAAGTCGACGTTGGCCCAGGCACTGCACGCCGAGCTGTTCGAGCACGGCGTACAGAGTGTGGTGCTCGATGGCGACGGACTGCGGGTAGGGCTCAATCGCGATCTGGGGTTTACCGACAGCGATCGCCTGGAAAACATTCGCCGCGCCAGTGAACTCGCGGCACTGTTGGTCGAGAACGGACAAATTGTCATCCTCGCGATGATCGCGCCCTTGGTGGAGTTGCGTGAATTGTTCGCCCGACGGCTGGGCGAGGATTACCACGAAGTCTGGTGCAGCGCCTCGTTGGCGGTGTGTGAACAGCGTGATCCCAAAGGTCATTACGCCCGGGCTCGACGGGGTGAGTTGGCGGGGTTTACCGGTGTTTCCGCGCCTTACGAACCACCTCCGTCTGCGTCGCTAGTGCTCGACACGGGCGCGCAGTCGGTGGAGGCCTGTCTCGACCGTTTGCTGACCTGGCTCGGCGAATGCGCGGTGCTGCCGAAACGATGAGCCTGCCGGCCTTCTCCCGCTTGCCGGTAACGGTGGATCTGCCGTTGCTGTTGCAGGCGCTGGCGGCGATTGGCGAGGATGACTGGCACAGTCACTTCAATAGCGATTATTACGTTGGCGACTGGAGCGGTGTGGCGCTGATTTCCGCGACCGATGCCTTGACTGAACTGTCGCCCGGTCGCGGCGAGACTCTTTTGCGTGCGCCCTGGCTGCAAGATATTCGTTGGCAGCAAGGGCTGCGGGATCTGCCGCTGCAGATCGTCTGCGCGCGCCTGTTACGGCTCGGCCCGGGCGGGCGCATCCATGAACATCGCGACTATGATCTGGGCGAACCAGACGCTGACTTGCGTCTGCACATCCCGCTGCTCAGCCCACCCCAAGTGGACTTTCTGCTGGATGGCCAACGCATGCCGATGGCCGCAGGCGAATGCTGGTTTCTCGACCTTTCGCGGCCTCATCGCGTGGACAATCGCGACACCCAGGCACGGATT is a genomic window containing:
- a CDS encoding TolC family protein, producing the protein MKRCQKLFGASLLALAISGCAVTSEPIERSVSQQRAKSDLQNMYTGQEPLSGPLTLHQAMARAVKYNLEGRLKIMEEALAKRQLDLASFDMLPRMALDAGYVGRNNVSASSSQSVETGAQSLEPSTSQDRDREVADLTMVWNVLDFGVSYISAKQQGDQRLIVQERRRKVINTIVQDVRSAYWRAMAAERLLKQIDSLMARVETARTNSQSMSEQRIGDPIQALGYQRSLIEATRQLEEQRRALSLAKTELATLINLPLSTELTLATQDDYVIPELKVDLASLEQEALTSRPELREQDYQTRISAAETRKAMLRLLPGLEFSAGGHYDSNSFLVEQGWADYGVKVTWNLFNVISAPAAIDVAKAGEEVATARRQAMSIAILAQLYVANANYREAMRQFKTNQQLSDIDGQIVGQLRNRYQAAGLGELDLIQGELNTLQADLRRDLSYADLRNAYGQIFASAGLDPLPDEVQSTEVQSIATALANREEAWAAGNISVPVAHAPVQ
- the cysC gene encoding adenylyl-sulfate kinase; its protein translation is MPRSNNLLAPTASISRAQREARNGHRGTAVLLTGLPAAGKSTLAQALHAELFEHGVQSVVLDGDGLRVGLNRDLGFTDSDRLENIRRASELAALLVENGQIVILAMIAPLVELRELFARRLGEDYHEVWCSASLAVCEQRDPKGHYARARRGELAGFTGVSAPYEPPPSASLVLDTGAQSVEACLDRLLTWLGECAVLPKR
- a CDS encoding aspartyl/asparaginyl beta-hydroxylase domain-containing protein; amino-acid sequence: MSLPAFSRLPVTVDLPLLLQALAAIGEDDWHSHFNSDYYVGDWSGVALISATDALTELSPGRGETLLRAPWLQDIRWQQGLRDLPLQIVCARLLRLGPGGRIHEHRDYDLGEPDADLRLHIPLLSPPQVDFLLDGQRMPMAAGECWFLDLSRPHRVDNRDTQARIHLVLDCRPGAWLEQAIIDGLATTPSPEIGHDAFARFKVLVASDPQLCKSLQGLQDNEAFIVRTLELAAERGLAFTREQLRAAMRDGRRQWNEQWSA